One stretch of Miscanthus floridulus cultivar M001 chromosome 18, ASM1932011v1, whole genome shotgun sequence DNA includes these proteins:
- the LOC136519577 gene encoding uncharacterized protein, which produces MAADPPKPSSDPHPDPAAPAPARGCRLPLATVGILVDLGLNLALCLRLRRSGHDLAFVGLSHLNLLLLFLSLRRFERTPPGSAARGRAMLAVWLLTATLTAAFTWKIGALMPLAFAVAAWVMAAATVLGGFCMLFLLHGDK; this is translated from the coding sequence ATGGCCGCCGATCCACCGAAACCCTCCTCTGATCCCCACCCGGATCCGGCGGCGCCGGCACCGGCCCGCGGCTGCCGCCTGCCCTTGGCCACCGTGGGGATCCTCGTCGACCTCGGGCTCAACCTCGCGctctgcctccgcctccgccgcagcGGCCACGACCTCGCCTTCGTCGGCCTCTCGCACCTCAACCTGCTCCTCCTGTTCCTCTCCCTCCGCCGCTTCGAGCGCACGCCGCCAGGGTCAGCGGCGCGGGGCCGCGCCATGCTCGCCGTGTGGCTCCTCACCGCCACGCTCACCGCCGCCTTCACCTGGAAGATCGGCGCGCTCATGCCGCTGGCCTTCGCGGTCGCGGCGTGGGTCATGGCCGCCGCCACCGTGCTTGGTGGCTTCTGCATGCTGTTCCTCCTCCATGGCGACAAGTGA